Proteins from one Nicotiana tabacum cultivar K326 chromosome 23, ASM71507v2, whole genome shotgun sequence genomic window:
- the LOC107776842 gene encoding protein OVEREXPRESSOR OF CATIONIC PEROXIDASE 3 isoform X1, which yields MASASTTLRISITIRCSANDHHLLAGQPRSRTNVVLPLHSSSSRPSSSVLTFSRRRSNSANSAITSSKKKKKSSPRKDTEEDGDIDDDAFEALFQLLEEDLKNDDLSLNDDDISEEDLAKLERELEEALKDDELLGEIASIANEKIGSEDEDEEVVADDDNEDDKDEELPVKLKNWQLKKLGYALRRGRRKTNIKNLAAEICLDRAVVLELLRNPPPNLLLLSAALPDEPVPRMIEPESKPQETVPIEISDVARPEAKVEMPVHVMQSSWSAQKRIKKVQLETLEQVYRRSKRPTNAMISSIVHVTNLPRKRVLKWFEDRRSEEGVPDHRLPYQPSSKS from the exons ATGGCCTCTGCTTCCACCACTCTTCGCATTTCCATTACAATCCGCTGTTCAGCCAACGATCATCATCTCCTTGCGGGTCAGCCCAGAAGCAGAACAAACGTTGTTTTGCCACTTCACTCTTCGTCCTCTCGTCCCTCTTCCTCCGTTCTCACTTTCTCCCGCCGTCGAAGCAACAGCGCCAATTCTGCTATCACTTCttccaagaaaaagaaaaag AGTTCACCTAGgaaagatactgaggaagatggtgaTATAGATGATGATGCTTTTGAGGCACTCTTTCAGCTGCTGGAAGAAGATCTGAAAAATGATGACTTATCTTTGAACGATGATGATATAAGTGAGGAGGACCTCGCGAAGCTGGAACGTGAACTGGAGGAGGCACTGAAGGATGATGAACTACTAGGAGAAATTGCCTCAATTGCCAATGAGAAAATTGGGAGtgaggatgaagatgaagaagtagTAGCAGATGATGATAATGAGGATGATAAAGATGAAGAATTGCCAGTGAAATTGAAAAATTGGCAACTTAAGAAACTGGGATATGCCTTGAGAAGGGGACGGCGTAAGACAAAT ATAAAAAATCTTGCTGCTGAGATATGCCTTGATAGAGCTGTTGTTCTTGAATTACTTCGCAATCCTCCGCCAAACCTTTTGTTGCTGAGTGCTGCCTTACCCGATGAACCTGTCCCCAGAATGATAGAGCCTGAAAGCAAACCCCAGGAGACTGTTCCCATAGAGATAAGTGATGTTGCAAGGCCTGAGGCTAAGGTGGAAATGCCAGTCCATGTGATGCAAAGTAGTTGGTCTGCTCAAAAGAGAATAAAGAAAGTCCAACTAGAAACCCTTGAACAAGTTTATAGACGATCAAAGCGGCCCACT AATGCCATGATTAGCAGCATCGTGCATGTGACAAATCTGCCTCGGAAAAGAGTTCTGAAATGGTTTGAAGACAGACGGTCTGAAGAAGGGGTT
- the LOC107776842 gene encoding protein OVEREXPRESSOR OF CATIONIC PEROXIDASE 3 isoform X2 produces MASASTTLRISITIRCSANDHHLLAGQPRSRTNVVLPLHSSSSRPSSSVLTFSRRRSNSANSAITSSKKKKKSSPRKDTEEDGDIDDDAFEALFQLLEEDLKNDDLSLNDDDISEEDLAKLERELEEALKDDELLGEIASIANEKIGSEDEDEEVVADDDNEDDKDEELPVKLKNWQLKKLGYALRRGRRKTNIKNLAAEICLDRAVVLELLRNPPPNLLLLSAALPDEPVPRMIEPESKPQETVPIEISDVARPEAKVEMPVHVMQSSWSAQKRIKKVQLETLEQVYRRSKRPTDEDGCDEKI; encoded by the exons ATGGCCTCTGCTTCCACCACTCTTCGCATTTCCATTACAATCCGCTGTTCAGCCAACGATCATCATCTCCTTGCGGGTCAGCCCAGAAGCAGAACAAACGTTGTTTTGCCACTTCACTCTTCGTCCTCTCGTCCCTCTTCCTCCGTTCTCACTTTCTCCCGCCGTCGAAGCAACAGCGCCAATTCTGCTATCACTTCttccaagaaaaagaaaaag AGTTCACCTAGgaaagatactgaggaagatggtgaTATAGATGATGATGCTTTTGAGGCACTCTTTCAGCTGCTGGAAGAAGATCTGAAAAATGATGACTTATCTTTGAACGATGATGATATAAGTGAGGAGGACCTCGCGAAGCTGGAACGTGAACTGGAGGAGGCACTGAAGGATGATGAACTACTAGGAGAAATTGCCTCAATTGCCAATGAGAAAATTGGGAGtgaggatgaagatgaagaagtagTAGCAGATGATGATAATGAGGATGATAAAGATGAAGAATTGCCAGTGAAATTGAAAAATTGGCAACTTAAGAAACTGGGATATGCCTTGAGAAGGGGACGGCGTAAGACAAAT ATAAAAAATCTTGCTGCTGAGATATGCCTTGATAGAGCTGTTGTTCTTGAATTACTTCGCAATCCTCCGCCAAACCTTTTGTTGCTGAGTGCTGCCTTACCCGATGAACCTGTCCCCAGAATGATAGAGCCTGAAAGCAAACCCCAGGAGACTGTTCCCATAGAGATAAGTGATGTTGCAAGGCCTGAGGCTAAGGTGGAAATGCCAGTCCATGTGATGCAAAGTAGTTGGTCTGCTCAAAAGAGAATAAAGAAAGTCCAACTAGAAACCCTTGAACAAGTTTATAGACGATCAAAGCGGCCCACT GATGAGGATGGATGTGATGAGAAAATTTAG